The sequence GGAAGGCATAAAGAATATAGACAGCATAATAGGTGTGTCCGACGGCATAATGATAGCGCGCGGCGATATGGGGGTATCCGTGCCTATTTACCAGATACCTATTATACAGAAGATGATAATAAAGAAGTGTAACAGGGCGGATAAGCCGGTCATAACCGCGACCCAGATGCTCGAGAGCATGACCGAACACCGCAGGCCCACGCGCGCTGAAGTGACGGATGTGGCGAACGCTATAATAGACGGTACGGATTTCGTGATGCTTTCGGCGGAATCGGCCGTGGGCCGTTATCCCGCAGAGACTGTCGCCATGATGAACGATATAATAAAATTTACCGAAAAATACGCCAAATAGGATTTAAGCAGGAATGGTAAAATTTGTGATATAATTATCCCATGAAAAAAATGCCCAAAGAGTATGAGATCGGTGATAAGAATGTCGACAATCTGATAAATGAGCTCGCCAAAAATTGCTGCTCCGCGGATACCGAGCGTCTTATCCATGAGATACTAACTACCGCGGTTAAATTGGGAAAAGAGTCCGGCGATAAAGGGGACCTCAAGCTTGTAAATAATACCCTGAAAGAATTGCGTTATTCATTCAAGATATTCACTCCCTACAGAAGTATAAAAAAAGTCATAATATTCGGGTCCGCGAGATCGAAGGACACATCCGTCGAATATAAGATGGCGGAAGCCTTCACTAAATCCCTGACCGATAAAGGCTACATGATAGTGACGGGAGGCGGGCCGGGGGTTATGGAGGCCGGTAATAAAGGCGCAAAAGCGGGGAAAGAATTCGCGCTGAATATACGGCTCCCTTTTGAACAGAAGCCAAACCCTTACATAGACGAAAAAGATAAGATAATCAATTTCAAATATTTTTTTACCAGAAAATTGATCTTTGTAAAAGAGACCGACGCTACCGCTCTTTTTCCCGGAGGGTTCGGCACGCTTGATGAAGGATTTGAAATGCTCACCTTGTTCCAGACCGGAAAATCCAGGCCCAGGCCCATAGTTTTAATGGAGCCGGCGGGCTCTACATACTGGGAAGCGTGGAAGCGCTTTGTGGATAAAGAGATACTTAAGAATGGATTTATTGATAAGAACGATCTTAAACTTTTCAAGATCGTAAAAAGCGTTGATGAGGCGGTAAAATATATAGAAGATTTTTACAGGGTGTATCACTCCATAAAATATGTTTCAGGCCAGACCGTGATAAGGCTTAATAAAGAATTAAGCGAAGAGACATTAAAACTCATAAACCAGAAATTCAAGGACATCCTGACGGGCGGTGAAATAAAGCTCACGGGCCCTATGAAAGAAGAGGCCCACAGGGGAGAGTATCTGGAACTGCCCCGGCTTGTAATGAAATTTAATATGCGTAATTACGGAAGGCTCTGTGAGCTGATCCATGTAATTAACAAAGACTGATCGGCTCCGGACAATATGCAAAAAATACGCTATGAACTCGATCCGTATAATAGGCTGATCCTCAATGAGGCCGGAAGAAAAAGCGCCTTTCCCAAATTCCGGCAAGTCTTAGACGGAAGATTCAAGACGGATAAATTCAATAACCTGTCCTACCACATAAAGGCGCCCCTGGCTCCGGATGACAAGATACCCGACCAGATCAGGCTTTCCGGCGAATGGTCCCTGACGGACGATCACAAATTACGCCTTAAACTGGATAAGCTGGGCAGGGAAACTTTCGGCGACCAGATAACATTACAGGGCGAGATCCTGGATGTAGACAAAAATTCTATTTTATTCGCTCTCACAACGACCACAAAAGAAGACACGCGGACAACCTATGTCTTAAATATCTCCGGGTCATGGAAAGCCGATGAATTTAACAGGCTCTATTTTCACGTAAGGAAAGAAACCGGCAGATATGATATCCTGACCTTTAACGGTATTTGGCAGATCAATAAAGATCACCAGATCGTGTATCAGTATGAAAAGGCGCGGCTCATACGGAAAAAGAGGCAAACCCACACGCTGATATTTAAAGGCTATTGGGATATAAATAAAAGAATGCGGATATCTTATATATTGAGCAAAGATACCGATTCTGTCTTCGATTTCCGGACAAGCGCCGGTATTTTTAAAGAAGATTATATCCGATATGAAATAGGGGTAGGCCTGACAGCCCGCAAAAATCCCACGATACAGACCATTAAGCTCTTCGGCGAATGGAAATTAAAGAAGGATATCGGCCTTATTTTTGAGATTGAATATGAAAATAAAGTTAAAAGCGCGATAGTCTTTGGCGCGGACGCTAAACTTACGGATAAAGATACGGTATCACTCCGGCTTAAAAGTGATATAAAAAATAAAGATATAGGCATTAACCTGGAATTAGCGCGTAAAATTTTTGAAGGCGATGGCGAGGCTTTTTTGCGGGCGCTCGCGTCGAGGAAAGAATCGGCTATTTACGCGGGGGCCGCGTGGAGATGGTAATGCGCGCGCCGGGGCCTTAAAAGACTATGATATCAATAAAAAATATATCTAAACAATATACCACCCGGGTGTTATTCTCGGATGTGAGCTTCGATGTGCTCGCCGGTGAAAGAATAGGGCTCGTGGGCCGTAATGGCCACGGCAAGACCACGCTATTTAGAATCATCGCCGGTGAAGAGGAGCCCGACGAAGGCAAGATCTTCAAGCCTAATAATTACTCCATAGGATATCTGGCTCAACATCTTGAGTTTACCAAGCCCACTGTGCTGGAGGAAGGGTGTCAGGGCCTAAGGCCTGAAGAGATAGGCTCCGAATGGAAGGTGGAGAAGATCCTATCCGGACTCGGGTTCCGTAAAGAAGATTTTGCCCGCAGCCCTTCGGACTTTTCAGGGGGCTTTCAGATGCGCATAGTCCTGGCCAAGGTCCTGGTCTCCGAGCCCAACATGCTCCTTCTTGACGAGCCTACGAACTTCCTCGACATAGTTTCAATACGATGGCTCGAGAAGTTCCTGCGGTCGTGGAAAAATGAGCTGATCGTGATAAGCCACGATAGGGATCTCGTTGACAGCGTAACGACGCACATAGTAGGCATACACCGCGGGCAGGTTCGAAAGATGAAAGGCTCTACAGGGAAATATTACGCGCAGCTTGAGGCGGACGAAGCGCTGCACGAGAAGAGGCGCGTGGAGGACGAGAAAGAGCGCAAGCGGATGATGGAGTATATTAACAGATTCCGCTCTAAGGCAAGCCACGCCAAGGGCGTGCAATCCAGCATTAAGAAGATAGAGAAGATGGATAAACTTGATAAGCTCGAAGAAATTCGCACATTATCGTTTTCGTTCAATTATGAGCCGTTTCGCGCCCAGCAGATCATGGATGTGAATGACCTCACGTTCTCATACGACGGCAGGCAGCCGTATCTGATAAATGGGTTGAACTTTACCGTAAATAGGCACGATAAGATATGTATAGTGGGGAAAAACGGCATGGGAAAGACCACGCTCTTAAAATTGTTATCCGGCAGGCTTAAGCCCGTCGGCGGCAGCGTTAAGACGCATACAGCGGCAACTCCGGCATATTACGAGCAGGCGAATACCGCAGATCTTGACGATGGACTTACCGTGGAAGAGGAGATATCCAAAGGCAGCT is a genomic window of Candidatus Omnitrophota bacterium containing:
- a CDS encoding ABC-F family ATP-binding cassette domain-containing protein, translated to MISIKNISKQYTTRVLFSDVSFDVLAGERIGLVGRNGHGKTTLFRIIAGEEEPDEGKIFKPNNYSIGYLAQHLEFTKPTVLEEGCQGLRPEEIGSEWKVEKILSGLGFRKEDFARSPSDFSGGFQMRIVLAKVLVSEPNMLLLDEPTNFLDIVSIRWLEKFLRSWKNELIVISHDRDLVDSVTTHIVGIHRGQVRKMKGSTGKYYAQLEADEALHEKRRVEDEKERKRMMEYINRFRSKASHAKGVQSSIKKIEKMDKLDKLEEIRTLSFSFNYEPFRAQQIMDVNDLTFSYDGRQPYLINGLNFTVNRHDKICIVGKNGMGKTTLLKLLSGRLKPVGGSVKTHTAATPAYYEQANTADLDDGLTVEEEISKGSFIDRGRVRGICGAMMFSGGDAEKKVKVLSGGERSRVLLGKLLVAPSNILFLDEPTHHLDIESCQAMMDAVRDFEGAALVVAHDEHFLNEVATKLIVFKNNRVFLYPGNYREFLESVGWDEAEEVIPAQKPQVAPAAIPQPVFVPPPKSETAPQVKGQGGKMARKARAEFNAMKAKVLKPLESKIKSLENEIISSEEKVGEVNGDLMGASAKGGLGALRRSELARELKELSEKVDLCYAQLDAAMKEFDTQKRKFSAEPNARI
- a CDS encoding TIGR00730 family Rossman fold protein, which translates into the protein MKKMPKEYEIGDKNVDNLINELAKNCCSADTERLIHEILTTAVKLGKESGDKGDLKLVNNTLKELRYSFKIFTPYRSIKKVIIFGSARSKDTSVEYKMAEAFTKSLTDKGYMIVTGGGPGVMEAGNKGAKAGKEFALNIRLPFEQKPNPYIDEKDKIINFKYFFTRKLIFVKETDATALFPGGFGTLDEGFEMLTLFQTGKSRPRPIVLMEPAGSTYWEAWKRFVDKEILKNGFIDKNDLKLFKIVKSVDEAVKYIEDFYRVYHSIKYVSGQTVIRLNKELSEETLKLINQKFKDILTGGEIKLTGPMKEEAHRGEYLELPRLVMKFNMRNYGRLCELIHVINKD